A genomic stretch from Drosophila suzukii chromosome X unlocalized genomic scaffold, CBGP_Dsuzu_IsoJpt1.0 scf_Xc, whole genome shotgun sequence includes:
- the LOC139353872 gene encoding uncharacterized protein: MGRTPISREVPLTPRYAAEERSPRDEDEDEPRAPSPPRWLPEVPPTPRYEGEWLTDGDDGAPLATPPWRPARPPTPRYAEPRRPEEQTPSEESTAQPMPQPEEEDVHQARADEPSVVRTEVPAAHVSHSTRAFEAEGMRWRQQTVTWTWPEGPATGPTTEVPRIWEEGAPKVNPRDPRTRSRQDAWVPPTPSTGPPTPATTATTGEAESPEKGPWVWPEPPATQRPPLQRQNSTPGSTRPRPQFMRQVSAPEEGGWREVARSEWPAGIEEAPAVATARRKGGRRCVLVCDGGRRYRVRLGVAGIRVFAQ, from the exons ATGGgaagaacgcccatttca agggaGGTGCCACTCACCCCCAGATACGCGGCCGAGGAACGCAGCCCGagggacgaggacgaggacgaacCACGCGCGCCATCCCCTCCGCGGTGGTTACCCGAGGTGCCACCCACTCCCCGCTACGAGGGGGAGTGGCTCACGGACGGCGACGATGGAGCACCGTTGGCCACGCCGCCGTGGAGGCCGGCCCGGCCACCCACGCCGCGATACGCGGAGCCACGACGACCTGAGGAGCAGACGCCGAGCGAGGAGTCGACCGCGCAGCCGATGCCGCAaccggaggaggaggacgtcCACCAGGCAAGGGCGGACGAGCCGTCGGTGGTGCGGACGGAGGTGCCGGCCGCgcacgtgagccacagcacaCGGGCGTTCGAGGCCGAGGGTATGCGGTGGCGGCAGCAGACGGTGACGTGGACGTGGCCCGAGGGGCCCGCGACAGGACCGACGACGGAGGTGCCCAGGATATGGGAGGAAGGGGCACCGAAGGTGAACCCTCGAGACCCCCGGACGAGGAGCCGACAGGATGCATGGGTCCCGCCGACACCAAGCACGGGCCCGCCAACACCGGCGACGACGGCAACGACGGGGGAGGCGGAGTCACCGGAGAAAGGACCATGGGTGTGGCCCGAGCCACCGGCCACCCAAAGGCCTCCACTACAACGACAAAATTCGACGCCCGGATCAACGCGCCCGCGGCCGCAGTTCATGCGGCAGGTATCGGCGCCGGAGGAAGGCGGTTGGCGCGAGGTCGCCAGGAGCGAGTGGCCGGCGGGCATTGAGGAAGCACCCGCGGTCGCGACGGCACGGCGGAAGGGCGGCAGGCGGTGCGTCCTGGTCTGCGATGGCGGGAGGAGATACCGGGTGAGGCTCGGAGTCGCGGGCATCCGGGTTTTCGcacaataa